The stretch of DNA TCTGGCATTGACGAGCATGGTGTCTTTCTCGTACAACATGTTGACCTAGCTCATGTGTTAGTGACGACACAGGCTGCGGAACTGACTGCAGCACATATGCATGTGGATGGGCCCTTTCTGGAGGGAATGGATTCTCCCTCTGTTTTGGGACGACATGGAACATACCTCGAAAGCAAAGTAAAGGTTTGCCGCGAAAaaggcgatgccgtcggTAAAGATGCAGAACAAGCATATAGGGAAGTTGCGGCCCATATTGAAGAGTCCGTGGTGGAACATGCCCTCCTTGACAAACCACGTCTCatagacgacgaggcccaggGCGAACGCCATGCCGACTGCAAATGTTGCACAGACGTGAGGTTCCGACCACGGGTATGGGTTCTGGGACCACGACAATGCCAGGCAGAAGAGGGTCAgtcccgccgccagcagcgcaaaGCCACCCCAGTCGAGCGTCCGAAGCTTGTCCATGGTGCGTCCGCGAAACTCCTTTTGCTTCTTCGTCGGAGGCGGGTTGTACCCCACGAGAGTCAGCAAGCCGGCGACTATGTGCACGGCCATGACGATGTAGAAGTAGGTACGGAACCCGTCCTTTGTCGGGTCGTTGGTCCTgttgagcgccgcgccgaccacCACGCCGAAGACGGACCCCATGGAGTTTGCGGCCGCGGTCCCTCCCTGGCCGTAGCCTCGCCAGCGACGTGGCAGGACctcggagacgacggcgtggaGCAGCGGCTGGTTGCCAAaggcgacgcccatgacggAGACGCCGGCGATGATCATGTTGATTGACTTTGcctgggcgatgatgagggcgccgagcgcgccgatgaagacgagaATGGTGAGGAACCATTTGCGGCCCCAGTAGTCACAGGCCTGCGAGACCATGGGGCATAACACGACCGTGAAGATGGTGATGGGCGCAGAAAGCCAACTGACTTTGTCTGTCGCGTTAAAGTGTCCGGCAATGGTTTGTCCTTGCTGGAAAGCATTGTCAAAGGGGTCAATCCAACGGGTCAAGACCACCTATAGAAGGGAATAGAGGaacttgggggggggggaaagcTACGTACGGCTCCGACTCCCACCAGGATGGTCAGCTGCGCAAAGTAGATCAAGCACACGGCCGTCACAGCCATGATGGTCTTTCCGCTCAGCTTGACCGAtctctcgtcctcgtcagcgaCATTGGCCGTCtccgagggcatcgacgcgACCTTCTCCATGGCCTGCTTGGAGTCCGACATGGCGTCGTGCTCGGACTTTTGCTCGACCGAGCTGGCATCGGCAGCTCCCATAGTGCAAGACCCTGCGTGTGTGTCTACCACAGTAGTTACTATGCACGCGAGCCTCGTTTGCGTGGGTAGGCTGTGGGCTGGGGGTTGAAGGCCGGAGCTTGAGGGCGAGTAGACATGGCAGAAGCTTCAATGTTACAGAGGCACTCGATATATAAGGATCAACTAATTCGCACATTGATGGAACGCCTTTGGACGTAGGCGACCTCCTCCGGTAACAAAACACCAGTTTTGTGCCCAACAGCCCCGTACCGTCAGCGACTGATACCAAAATCCCAAGGGGTGTCAACGGTTCGGGACCGGAAGCCCCCACCGGGCCGGGCCCCCGGTCTGGCGCCACGACCTCGACCCAGCGGGAATCTGGGGTTGTGGAGAAATGCAGATTCCCGGACCCCGGATCTTCAAATCGTAACGGCTGGCTGGTTTGCTTGGCCTCCCCCTTGTCGTATCAAGTGGCCCTTTGTCGTAACTATTCGGTCCCAACGAGCACGAGACGTCGGGGCGAGCCTGGATGCTTCTTGGCACGATGACCAAACATGCTGTACTTCGCACGATCACTGCGTATCTGTGATCTGATGTTGTGTGCTAAGAACTCCTGCACTAACGAAAAGGCACGCGGAGTGACCGCTATTCAGGATGCAAGAAGTGTCCAGACCGATCATCCAGCCAAAACATAGAAAGTACGAAGTTGTActtcaacaccaccatcacggAGCATTTAATGCGGACAATTTCGGAGTGCCCCCTCAGTGCCGTAAAGAGTGTACTGCAGCCACTTTTGTGCGAGTGAACCATAGGGAGTTACGGTAGTAATTGAGCATTTGGAGGATGTGCTTGCAACTTCGGCATCTGGCATATCCCGGGATCGATGGATGCAGACAGAGGGAAATGTGTGGGTCTGTGTCTTTAGTTGACATGCTTCCCAAAGTATCTCTTTTGAGTTGGGACTGGACGTGTAGCACAGGCCGGTGAACCAGCGAGGTGCGGACGCGTACGTTCCTGATATTTCACCAAGGGTCAAGCGATTGCCTGGAACTTCCCTACTGAAGACTCGCCAATGCAAGAATGCTTGACGCGCATCTACCCAAGCCGAGTTTCATGACACTCTGTGAATGTTGaacgccgcggcgtcgccattGAGGTCAGGACCTGTCAACGGAAGCCAACGCCCAATCCAACACCCGTTACGAATATAAACTCGTCCTGCGTTTTGCAGGGCACTTCATGCAATGGCAATGGCTGAGTTCTTACCAGC from Purpureocillium takamizusanense chromosome 6, complete sequence encodes:
- a CDS encoding uncharacterized protein (COG:U~TransMembrane:14 (i53-73o93-112i119-138o144-169i181-200o212-232i253-275o287-304i325-346o366-384i391-407o419-440i447-474o544-563i)~EggNog:ENOG503P237), with translation MGAADASSVEQKSEHDAMSDSKQAMEKVASMPSETANVADEDERSVKLSGKTIMAVTAVCLIYFAQLTILVGVGAQGQTIAGHFNATDKVSWLSAPITIFTVVLCPMVSQACDYWGRKWFLTILVFIGALGALIIAQAKSINMIIAGVSVMGVAFGNQPLLHAVVSEVLPRRWRGYGQGGTAAANSMGSVFGVVVGAALNRTNDPTKDGFRTYFYIVMAVHIVAGLLTLVGYNPPPTKKQKEFRGRTMDKLRTLDWGGFALLAAGLTLFCLALSWSQNPYPWSEPHVCATFAVGMAFALGLVVYETWFVKEGMFHHGLFNMGRNFPICLFCIFTDGIAFFAANLYFAFEVNMLYEKDTMLVNARLVVWFVACIVGAMATGLWCARFRNARWLTVCALLLMTISFALFSKADRSTNNAVWGYAVPLGIGLGMSITTLVTIAQLSTPPGLIALASGLMISVRSIGATCGIAIYNAIFVAEMSHLGDNVAHAAISHGLNPQFVGQFIGALTSRNETLMAMIPNVTGEIIEAGADALVGTYNTGFDHVWIAAASFAALAALSAAFLYDPVKEFNMRVDAPMEEKSEEESVI